The genome window acagattgggaagagcatggaagtttacgttgatgatatgctagtcaagagcaaacatgctgaccaacacatcaccaacctatctgaaactttcaccattctgaaaaggtatcaaatgaggttgaaccccaacaaatgtgccttcggcgtaggcattggcaaattcttaggctttatGATAAGCCaatgaggcattgaggctaagcccgagaagatcaaagcaatcttcgacatgaaggaaccggtaacttcaaaagacatccagagccttactggcaaggtggcagcttTAACTAGGTTTTTCTTTAAGGCCACAGATAGATATGCTCATTTATTTAAAGcatttaagggaagtaagaagtacattacatggactgatgaatgtgctgaggcattcaagaacctcaaagactacatgagtaaagcccatatGCTCTCCAAACTTGAGATTGGTGACAcactcattatctatctgtcggtatcggcttcagcagtaagttccgttctcattcgaaatgatggtaatgtcgaacgacctATCTACTACACTAgaaaggccttacaagatgtggagacacgatacttgaacattgagaaattagctctagcattggtcatgtctgctcgaaaacttcgcccttacttccaagcacactccattatcgtgcttaccaatcatcctcttcgacagatactccaaagtcctgacacttctgggcgaatgatcaaatgggtgatagcattgggtgagtttgacatctcctaccaactaaagccagctgagaagggacaagcagtggcagacttcatcgccgacttcacatatcttgttaacattgtttctacgcctaaataAATGGTTTCATTATCCTCGGAAACTcataaaatagaaccaacagccccatcaTGGAGTTTATAtattgatggctcatccaaccaacagggttgtggagcatgactagtccttacgacccctgacaaagtggcgatggagtatgctcttcgtttcaattCAAAGTGTCAAATAATGAGGTCGAATTTGAAGCCCTCCTATCAGGCttatgtttggccaaacaccttggggtaaaacgaattgatatcttcagtgactcccaattggtggttaaccaggtcattaacaactttgacgctaaggatagctctatggcagcatatctagcacaaacacaattgttgctcaaacacttccactaccagatcacccaaattccttgaGCGGCAAATAGTCATGCatatgctttggctcgcctcgcctcagtggtggaagacaagattgggagaaaaattcaagtcgaattgttggcagcaacAAGCatcatggctgcggaagtgtgcaacttacaacagtgggatagttggattaccttGATTTATAGATTCATAGCTCATGgtacccttccaaatgacaaagtctaaGCTAAACAGATTCGATACAACGCTACCTGTTACttaatcattaatgaccaactctacaagcaaGGTTTtgacctaccatacctaagatgccttacgcccgcagaggcggaaactgtcattcgggaaatacatgaaggagtctgcggagatcatgctggatctcaatccctagcacacaaggcttttcgccaaagATATTACTGgctaacactccaccaagataccatcagaatatcccactcatgtgataagtgtcaaagctacgcaactattcctcactcccctcctgaaccgctcactcctatgatcagcccttggcccttcgcccatgaggacttgatttgatcggcccaatgcttccagggaagggcaaggttcgttAGGTAATCGCtacagttgactacttcacaaagtgggccgaagtataacccttggcaaccattactgaggcaaaaatataagacttcgtatggaataacatcctttgcagattcggcattcccaatgcgatagtcattgacaacgggcgacagttcgacaacaataagttcaggatgttctgctctaagttcaacatcaacttatgttttgtcTCCCcaactcatccccagtctaatggacaagttgaaaccatcaacaaaataatcaagcgaactttgaaaaccagcttggacaaggctaaaggttgttggccagaatttgtaccccaagttctttggtcataccgtacttcgtatcggacatcaacaagagaaaccttattctcacttgcttttggtacagaggcagttgtcctagttgagcttgagcaagcaacgttccaagtccagaactacgtgcaaaacaaaaatgataaacaactttccctcaacttagatctagttgaAGAACATAGAAACCAgactcacttgaggaatgtcgcctacaagcagcgcatctccaactactatgactcaagggtcaaacctcgttctttcaaagtggaggactgggtattgaagaaaatattaccctgcgacagagtcctgagtgaaggaacacttagtccaaactgggatggaccgtttgaagttgttggcatcagtcgccctggcttctacaagcttagaagatccgatggcaagacccttggccatccatggaacgctgatcacttgaagtactattacaagtaaactcacattgtacaagtgttaagcttcagccgttcggtatcctatgtaacgaagactatttggcatgaatccaataaagaggtgatttagataacttggtcctaatcctcttacattcctagcaatgaaacactcgggttcaaagcttcaacatgaatgcttccaacatgaaacaaagtctaagtatatgtcaacaagactatacaaataaacgaacagtttcacagtatattcattcaatcatacactccaacacattcatacataagccaactgtgctttgaaagggttcaacatactttgtgtcattcgacacttgttaCAATGTGCCTAAACACCTTGccattattctcaccaaccaggtgatgaaatgtaaagaaggaactcatcttcatgccaccaaccaggtaatgaaatgtacaatccgtactctcctttatgccaccaaccaggtgatgaaatgtacaacccgtactttaatatcatttggcaacttgccactcatgccaccaactaggtgaagaaggaactcgtcttcattccaccaaccaggtgatgaaatgtacaacccgtactctaatatcatttggcaacttgccattcatgccaccaaccaggtgatgaaatgtgatgaaaggtgataaaggaactcacattcgtaccaccaaccaagtgatgaaaacaaCTCACCATTTATTCCACCTACTAGAAGACAAATGGtataacttgtacatgtgaactcctagcattcacaaataataaaaaaccctcaagcttgacaactcaactcaAATAGTCacaaacaaagtcttattgcaagccaacaacaacttcagtgcatgtcatacgaagatcaagctattcaaccctattgcatctgcttcagacatttcccatctgtaacaatgcaaacactacaactcgtagaaagcttcacacattcttgatcaagacagtgtgaagcaaaaccaattagtggtgccaacaagagctttatcaaaggagttcaaccacaattctcaaaagcttcacacactcctgatcaagacagtgtgaagcaaaaccaatttatggtgccaacaagagcttcattaatggagggcaaccacaattctcaaaagcttcacgcaTTCTtaattaagacagtgtgaagcaaaaccaatttgtggtgccaacaagagcttcatcaatggagggtaaccacatcttgatcaagatagtgtgaagcaaaaccaatttatggtgccaacaagagctttataaATGGatggcaaccacaattctcaaaagcttcacacactcttgatcaagacagtgtgaagcaaaaccaatttatgatgccaacaagagcttcatcaatggaaggcaaccacaattctcaaaagcttcacacactcttgatcaagacagtgtgaagcaaaaccaatttatggtgtcaacaaaagcttcataaaTGGAGGCCAACCAccattctcaaaagcttcacacactcttgatcaagacaatgtgaagcaaaaccaatttatgatgccaacaagagctttatcaaatgagggcaaccacaattctcaaaagcttcacacactcttaatcaagacagtgtgaagcaaaaacaatttatggtgacaacaagagcttcatcaatagagggcaaccacaattctcaaaagcttcacacactcttgatcaagacagtgtgaagcaaaaccaatttatggtgccaataaaagcctcatcaaaggagttcaaccacaattctcaaaagcttcacacactcttgatcaagacaatgtgaagcaaaaccaatttatggtgccaacaaaagcctcatcaaaggagttcaaccacaattctcaaaagcttcacatactcttgatcaagacagtgtgaagcaaaaccaatttatggtgccaacaaaagttttatcaatgaatggcaattacaactcgtagaaagcttcacgcactcttgatcaagattgtttgaagcaaattcaatttatatggttcatccaaaccttcgactgctacaaggtgtggcttgcatcacaatctcttgcttaacagtgtggaagcaaaatttgtatacgttgtctctcccacattttcaaatttctaattttaacaaaaaaaaaagaaaaagaaaggaaattgggaattcaacaaagtttcaccacaaaagcttcaccaacaaaagctgaattcatcaatggaggacaactacaaattcttaaaagcttcacactatcttgattaagatagtgtgaagcaaaatcaattcatggtaccctacaaagcttcaccacaaaagcttcatcaatggaggacaactacgaattctcaaaagcttcacactatcttgatcaagatagtgtgaagcaaaatcaattcatgaaacccaacaaaagtttcaactccaaagcttcacctacaaaacttcaactctaaagcttcacctacaaaagcttcacccacccacaaaaacttcacctacaaaagcttcacccataaaagcttcacccacaatagcttcacccacaatagcttcacccataaaagcttcactaacaaaagcttcactaacaaaagcttcacccacaaaagcttcacccaccacaaaaacttcacctacaatagcttcacctacaaaagcttcaccaacaaaagcttcacccacaagcttcacccacaagcttcacccacaaaagattcacccaccacaaaagtttcacccacaaaagcttcacccacaaaagctccccccaccacaaaagcttcacccacaaaagcttcccccaccacaaaagcttccctcaCAAAAGCgttccccaccacaaaagtttcacccacaaaagcttcccccaccacacaagcttcacccaccataaaagcttcacccacaaaagcttcacctacaaaagcttcacctacaaaagcttcccccaccacacaagcttcacccaccataaaagcttcacctacaaaagcttcacctacaaaagcttcccccaccacacaagcttcacccaccataaaagcttcacctacaaaagcttcacccacaaaagcttcccccaccacacaagcttcacccaccataaaagcttcacctacaaaagcttcccccaccacacaagcttcacccaccataaaagcttcacctacaaaagcttcacccacaaaagcttcccccaccacacaagcttcacccaccataaaagcttcacctacaaaagcttcacctacaaagcttcaacacaaaagctttacctacaaaagcttcacaccatcttgatcaagatagtgtgaagcaaaatcaattcatggtatccaacaaaccttcaacctcaaagcttcacctacaaagtttcacctataaatcttaatatatatatatatatatatttttttttttcggaaattccaaaattcagaaattccaaaattccaaaattccaaaattccaaaaaaaaaaaaaaaaattgcctaggcctcctcttctttaggcctaacaactttcataacaaatatatataaaggaggagttttgggctaccacttagaaaggaaaatggtgaaattttgttaatttggaaacttggctactagcaagacacctccttcgtcagttccctcgactggagacttgggggacttctaccttatgctactgcaccttgatactcggaagtctcacgactactcagtgagttggattttttcaagtctccaaccgaaaagttttcctcactcaggaaattaagggagcactacctcaacctacatgcttcactcataaagcttcaacatacaagcttcaacaaaaagaaaaattaaaagaacttagtgaagaaggccttggtgtatataacacaatacgttgaaataaagcaaagtttgtttattgatatctccgataagttacaaatatgtacatatacatgaatcaaaataaacaaacaagagggagccttcataaaggttgctcaggataagtctcagcagtcggcagagccccagaaagaggaggcaccagagggtgattatttggagcctcagtactaggcaaaaccccagaagaatgaagcactgaaggttgatcatttagagcttcattacgcgatacagccctagaagacgaaggcaataattatctttggaacaaacccacaaacctctgataatcaagtaaaatctgaccattagattcctgcaactggtcgagcttcctcttcatgtttgtagcatagtcatgtgtgagcatgtgcaattgtttattctcatgcttgagccctttgatctcctgtttgagacttatcacttcagtcgccaatgattcaacttggcgggttcgagcaaataggtgttgggccatattagacacagaacctgcacattgaacattgagagccagataatccttaacagccaactcatcagactgtttggaaagtagtctgttatctttgggagtgagaaagttcctggccaccaccccagcggttatatcattcttcattaaagagtccccaatggtaagaggaccagtaggggataagaaggatgggcgtcatatgttgtcttgagaaggcatgtctgcctcttcaccaaagttcaagtcaaaacaacagtcggatgggccaaacattctcagaaatgatgaaggataaatgaggtgcaataaatctctgaagtaaagggaaaattcctacaagtaataactctttgaatatacttcttgcacacaattggtgcccttataaaagaaagggcaacatggtcgttggttcaaaaatcgaaaaggcaccacactccggattccgaagaagcaccactttctacacgcaacatcagctcatcgggtaccacagataactttgccaaagatctctgacaaagtttagacatataaattttgaaggtccagctaccctattattacctacaagggtaaaggaacaacatcactgcttgataactagaaagtctctatgtgtgtcaacctccatgctccgtggcaaggcagactggcaaaaatgctcaacctttaCTAACATTCGAggaaacactcccaacaggattactttatcaaaaattgaagagacactgctatctGAATCTctagagtcagactcccaacaagattgctttctcaaaaattgaagaggcaccgttctctgaatcttgagagccagatccccgacaagattgcttgttcgaaaatcgaagaggcaccgctttctgaacttcaagagccagatttccttgcaTAAAGCttatctgtaatcttcacacacaacatcatctttccagataccacataccactttttcaaaatgctctgacaaagttaaaacacgtgaagcttacagctcccactacattgctatgaccaagaagggtaaaggaataacactactacttattgttagggagacttctatatatgtcgacctccatcccccacagccaggcaaacctgcaaatataaaaaaatgctcaacttttcttcacatccgagagggcactctcagcagagtctttcgaaatactcagcttcttttcattccaataatacctctgcaaacaagccaaaccaaagcaagagtatctcatacaTCAagaagtaaaagcaaaagtatcccatatcatgatttttccttatcttttcctttggccttgttcttacctgcaagacaatgagaaagagagcaatcagtcagcagtTAGattcaagcttctagtcaggaactgattgcttggaaccccttgcctgattacttacctggcattgctctcgagtactcatcttcaacatcttatgtttccagagAAGATAACACATCTGTCTGAAGAACAGATAGGACAAGTGAGAAGTATAcaaagaagcatgtggagagaagcgtaacaaaacacgtgccgatacatctattactttgtcaacagcaaaagtatctcatatcatcagggtcgaatgtactctatatttgatggatttgttttgaccctcaaattcttgagtcagccttatactctagaggaaaccagaaaaccctccagctcagttcaagaataagtctgtggaaagttacttcttcaaaagcaaaagtatcttatatcatctcttctccattttcttctccttatctttgttgttgtttacaaCACAATGAGAAGGAGAATAATCAACCGAAAGCTGAAGTCAAACCtccaatccaggttgcttgcttggaagtctgattgcttaccttgtccgttactccttcggcaaatctcctagctcgacgacttgtgggattcctactatagggtttatATCGCACTTGACGAAGCCCAAagctacaagtaagcttcaagtgaaattgatacattactttgtgcatcttcatcggttaaagataccacccttggatggaggaaaagtacttccagagaagatgccacatttacatatgagacaaataaggcaagcgaaaatgataccacacttcggtacttagaagtttcgtgattactcaatggcttggatcttgcaagtccccaaccgaagagtttcccttactcgggaacttacgagagcactgtttgtaccatacttgaccaatcccgaaactactgagcaccagtcaacgttatatcgtcaaggacccagcagagtttccctccaaccaggaggccaatcacagcgcgacacgtgtcgacatcagaagccaatcataacatgacacgtgtcaacatcagaagccaatcataacacgacacgtgttaatgtcagaatgaaactagaaactcttttctataaatagagatcattctctcacaatatttcctaatgtcatttgtactaaatcattcactagtactcactaaaggaaatcttgaacctatgtacttgtgtaaacccttcacaattaatgagaactcctctactccgtggacgtagccaattttagtgaaccacgtacatcttgtgtttgcttccctatctctatccatttacatacttatccacactagtgaccggagcaatctagcgaaggtcacaaacttgacactttctgttgtaccaaagtcctcactgattttgtgcatcaacacattgtAAGTTGTGTTGTAAATTAAGTGGCTAGGTGGAACAATTGTCATTTAATATGTTTCGGTGGCTTAGGGAGTTGTATTTGCATTGATGAAGATGTTTTGGCACACTAGTATATTAGGGAGGGAGTTTGATATGCTAAAAGAGACAATTtggaattataattttatggtaATGAAGAATTGAGCATTGCTCTTCTATCATTTTTCTGTCAAGCCTTGTGTGTTTTTTGACATCTCCTCTATCTCTTTGTCGTTTTGCATTACATACAGTTATGAGTTCGAATATATTGGCGTCAGTTTCTTGCAATtaggttttaacttttaaggtataccatgtcttttttttttttggagttaaAATTCGTCTTTTCAATTTGATTGGTATATTTAAGCTTGTTTCCTTAGTTTTATgttcaatttcttttcttttattgctattttgttattgaatttcaatttttggtgAGGGAATCATAGTGGTTGTTTGGCCTTAGGATCTACAATATAATaaagtattattattttgtaaaattgtTTAACCCAAAAGGATGGAAGTTCCCATCAGGCTACCTACAAATTAGGAAGAAACCGAATTAGGTTTTGGTGTGTATGTTTAAAGTTGTCGAAATAGGGCTTGGCTTGAAGACTTGGTTTATTGgatagaagaagaagatgaagaagagatGGTGAGGGAGCATCCCAATAACAcgagttttaattttatgggtGTTTAGGTCAATTCAATCAGATTTTTGGCtatatttgaaagaatttgtAAAAACTAACATTTGTCAATTTAGAGGGtaaattttggttataattGATAAATACTCAGGTCTCGCCAAGAACTTCTAGTGAGGCCGATAGTTCACGTGAATCCCCCCTAGTCTCATTTAACTCAATCCCAACATAGACCAAACATGGGACTACACTACTAAGGAGTCTAGTTCAGTCCAATCCCACCTAATGAGGCcaaacaaaaatacccttaatgaGTTAAATAACTATTTATTGAGTTTGAATACTTGGATGTTAACTAAAAACATTGCACATGGCAATTCGTGATTGAACCGAGTAAGGAGCTCTTCAGTCATGGCCTTGAGCCATATTCTCAAATAAAACTAATAGTTGTAGCAAATTCGAATCAACATCAATAATATCAATATCAGTcatatttaataaattgtaatttGAATTCGCATATATATTAATAAACCTAAGAAAAATCAAGGGTCGAAATAATTTCAATATCTATTCCACATAAATAAACCATTTTTTAAGGTAATTTTTTGTCTTTAAAAAAAGACGTAACATGTTCATGTGGGTTTGAACAAGTCTAAGCAACACTCAGTTGCAAGTCCTCTATTCCAGAATTTTTCGAAGTATTCAGCATATGTGAAGTTTCTGAACATGGCTGGATGGTCATGGTTGATGAGCTCCCTGGCAGGCCCAATCATTGCATCTGGTGCTGGACAGTAGAAAGTTGGGATCGATATCCTCTCCGAATTACAATTTACCACAGCCCTATGCAGCACACTCTTGTACCTACTGTTGCTAATTACCTAATACCaattaaaatggtaaaaaaagTTAAACTTCAATTAACAGTTTACTCATGTACATGTCACAAAAATTTTGTCCCACTACTTGGAAAAGTTTCCCTTGCTAGGGATAAATGAGTTTAACCATCTCAGAGCGTGATGCAATCATCTATTATTTCTCTCCTCATGTAACAAATTACGTGAgaacaaagataaaaaaaaattaagatttcaCGCACACCGTGACAGAGATAAATTAgctaatgaaaaatattttgggAGACTTTTTGACATGCTTTTAGAAATTCTATGCACTAGATCATAGATGGTCTTTTAGCCATTAGATACTTCATTGTGAATCCAATAACTAAAATTTAATGGCCAAAAATCTCGCTTAATAGGATACACTGAAACATAGTAAAATTTTCGATATTTAGACGGATATAATGTATACCTGCATCATATCACCAATATTGACAATGAAAGTGTTGGGAATGGGGTTGACAGCAACCCACTTGCCATTTCTAAAGACCTGCAACCCAGGCACCTCATCTTGGAGAAGGATGGTAATTAGGTTAGCGTCAGTATGTCCAGGCAATCCATAAGTCAGCTCTGGCTGTGGACATGGTGGATAGTAATTCAAAGCCATATGCTGTCCTTGCTTTCCCAATGCCTTAACAATATAGTTCTTTTCCAAGCCCAAGCTCTCTGATATGGCCTCAAGCAATCTCAGCACTAATCCTCTCACACTTGTGCAGTACTCACCCACTTGCTCCCTGTGAACAAACAAAGTGCCAGCTCATTCAATTGTATGacttaatttattaataaaataactCTTGCAGAGCAATGTTCTCTTGTCACACTGTGAATTTAGATCATTAGttggttttttgtcaaaatctcTAGTTCATATTCAATTTTGACATGAGCATTTGTTTCGCAAACAAAGGAGTGCCGCACCCCTATTTAACtaagttaatgaatttaatTTGGATAATATGTTCTTGTTAGACTATGTATATTTGTTTAGATTCTGACAAATATAAGTCTGGTAAGAGAACGTTAGTCGGTTTGAATATTTGAGTACTAACAGAAGACGATGAGAAAGAGGCACCCCCTATTTACCTGAACAACGGGGGATTGTTAGGCCATTCTTGGACATAGTCTTGAAGTGGGAAGCAATGCAGTCTAAGGAAGTCCCTCCAGTTGGACAATTTTTCAGTCTTGACATTGAAACTGGTGGAGAGCCTGGTGGTCTTAAAAGGGTCATCTGAGTACATCTTCAACCTCTCACTTTCTGGAAATTTGAAAAACTCTCTTGCTATACTCAACATGTTTTTTATCATTGTCTCTGGAACTCCATGATTTTTCACCTGGTAATAAAAAGGTTGGTGCATAATTTAGTTATTTTATATAAAGGACACTTTGAATGCGGTTCTTAACTACCaatgttctttgattgaaacctttgtGGTTTTTAACTTTTGATTGAAGTCCCTCACATTAAtgtaattgtcacatcccggcctggggtggaccacttcccgggcccgttccaccaccgtagcacgatattatccgcttttggcttaccattccctcatggttttatttttgggaactcacgagcaacttctcagTGGATCACCTATCCTGTGAGTGTTctagc of Malus sylvestris chromosome 6, drMalSylv7.2, whole genome shotgun sequence contains these proteins:
- the LOC126626530 gene encoding protein DMR6-LIKE OXYGENASE 2-like — encoded protein: MDRDPKPRSLNLQVSLVLQLFSSVVSKMASTTKLLLTDLMSGMNHVPSNYIRPFSDRPNLTDVQTSDASSIPLIDLKDLHSPKHSDIIQQIGLACQTDGFFQVKNHGVPETMIKNMLSIAREFFKFPESERLKMYSDDPFKTTRLSTSFNVKTEKLSNWRDFLRLHCFPLQDYVQEWPNNPPLFREQVGEYCTSVRGLVLRLLEAISESLGLEKNYIVKALGKQGQHMALNYYPPCPQPELTYGLPGHTDANLITILLQDEVPGLQVFRNGKWVAVNPIPNTFIVNIGDMMQVISNSRYKSVLHRAVVNCNSERISIPTFYCPAPDAMIGPARELINHDHPAMFRNFTYAEYFEKFWNRGLATECCLDLFKPT